The following proteins are co-located in the Oceanimonas sp. GK1 genome:
- the dnaQ gene encoding DNA polymerase III subunit epsilon, with amino-acid sequence MITESGYQRQVVLDTETTGMNMDSGPHYLGHRVIEIGCVEVVNRRLTGRHLHLYLKPDRKVDEEAIRVHGITDDFLADKPVFSTKVDEFIDFIRGAEMVAHNAPFDVGFLDYEMELMGRPERMAELCKITDTLALARRLYPGKRNNLDVLCDRYGIDNSHRTLHGALLDAEILADVYLLMTGGQTRLNLQTDGGQQSGNGGELRRLAAGRPPLRVIRAQGAELEAHESRLDLIQKKGGSCLWRP; translated from the coding sequence GTGATCACCGAATCTGGCTATCAGCGGCAGGTGGTGCTCGATACCGAGACCACGGGCATGAACATGGACTCCGGTCCGCACTATCTCGGCCACAGGGTGATCGAGATCGGTTGTGTGGAAGTGGTCAACCGTCGCCTCACCGGCCGGCATCTGCACCTTTACCTCAAGCCGGACCGAAAAGTGGACGAGGAAGCCATTCGCGTTCACGGCATTACCGACGATTTTCTTGCCGACAAGCCAGTCTTTTCCACCAAGGTCGACGAGTTTATCGACTTTATTCGCGGCGCCGAAATGGTCGCCCACAACGCCCCCTTTGACGTCGGCTTTCTCGATTACGAAATGGAGCTGATGGGCCGGCCCGAACGCATGGCCGAATTGTGCAAAATCACCGATACTCTGGCCCTGGCCCGCCGGCTGTATCCGGGCAAGCGCAACAACCTGGACGTGCTCTGCGACCGTTACGGCATCGACAACAGCCACCGCACCCTGCACGGGGCCTTGCTCGATGCGGAAATTCTGGCCGATGTTTACCTGCTGATGACCGGCGGCCAGACCAGGCTCAACCTGCAGACCGACGGCGGCCAGCAAAGCGGCAATGGCGGGGAGCTGCGCCGGCTGGCGGCCGGAAGACCGCCGCTGCGGGTGATCCGGGCTCAGGGCGCCGAGCTGGAAGCCCATGAAAGCCGGCTGGATCTGATCCAGAAAAAAGGCGGTAGCTGTCTGTGGCGACCCTGA
- a CDS encoding lyase family protein, translating to MLYPLFGSDNPWLVSYRYGEELMTAKQRQYRIEEDLIGELEVPAQALFGVQTQRAINLYPLNGEKPLSAYPELLRGLLLVKKLAAQTNIDIGEIEPEIGQAIVSAVDLLLEEMPAEAFLVHAFHGGGGISSNMNVNEVVANLANRNAFDRPLGSYHPVHPNDHVNLNNSTSDVLNTACHLAVIDRIKQLDSELAALVGTFNEQGQRWQHVLKISRTCLQDAVEISFADLFWGYSSQLARHRQRLDTDTGELYRVNLGGNIIGRRGDCSEAFFNRVIDGLNRMMGETGFVHSDNLFDASQSHDDLARVAAGLDQLARALLRIAKDFRLMASGPATGLGEIRLPAVQPGSSAMPGKVNPTIPEYLIQCCMQACGRCYSVQMTQDHGELDYTPWQSVVISNLLDAISVLTSGMEAFRQHCLAGMEPDLARNAHNVNTLIPTLIRLKQQCGYSFAARVYKESGGDLEQIRRYLEE from the coding sequence GTGCTTTATCCGCTCTTTGGTTCTGATAACCCCTGGCTTGTTAGTTACAGGTATGGAGAGGAATTAATGACAGCGAAGCAGCGGCAATACCGTATTGAAGAAGACTTGATAGGGGAGCTCGAAGTACCGGCACAGGCACTTTTCGGGGTGCAAACGCAAAGGGCCATCAACTTGTATCCGCTGAATGGCGAAAAGCCCTTGTCGGCCTACCCGGAGCTGTTGCGCGGGCTGCTGCTGGTCAAAAAACTGGCGGCCCAGACCAATATCGATATTGGGGAAATTGAGCCCGAGATTGGCCAGGCCATCGTATCGGCAGTGGATCTGCTGCTTGAGGAGATGCCAGCCGAGGCGTTTCTGGTGCATGCCTTTCATGGTGGCGGAGGGATCTCCAGCAACATGAATGTTAATGAGGTGGTGGCCAATCTGGCCAACCGCAATGCCTTTGATCGCCCCCTGGGAAGCTACCACCCGGTGCATCCCAATGATCACGTCAACCTGAACAACTCGACCAGTGATGTGTTAAACACGGCCTGCCACTTAGCGGTGATCGACAGGATAAAGCAACTGGATAGCGAGCTGGCGGCACTGGTCGGCACCTTCAATGAGCAGGGGCAACGGTGGCAGCATGTGCTGAAGATTTCCCGAACCTGTCTGCAGGATGCGGTCGAAATCAGTTTTGCCGATCTGTTTTGGGGCTATTCATCACAGCTTGCACGCCACCGTCAACGACTGGATACAGACACCGGTGAGCTGTACCGGGTTAACCTGGGCGGCAATATTATCGGACGCAGAGGAGACTGCTCCGAGGCCTTCTTCAACAGAGTTATCGATGGGCTGAACCGGATGATGGGGGAAACAGGGTTTGTGCACAGCGACAACCTGTTTGATGCTTCTCAGAGTCATGATGATCTGGCCAGGGTGGCTGCCGGGCTGGACCAGCTGGCGAGGGCTCTGCTGCGCATTGCCAAGGATTTTCGCCTGATGGCCTCGGGCCCGGCAACGGGCTTGGGGGAAATTCGTCTTCCCGCGGTGCAACCCGGCTCCTCGGCCATGCCGGGCAAGGTCAACCCGACCATTCCGGAATACCTGATCCAGTGCTGTATGCAGGCCTGCGGGCGCTGTTACTCGGTGCAGATGACCCAGGATCATGGTGAGCTCGACTATACCCCCTGGCAGTCTGTGGTGATCAGCAATTTGCTCGACGCCATCTCGGTTTTGACCAGCGGCATGGAGGCCTTCCGGCAACATTGCCTTGCCGGTATGGAGCCGGATCTGGCGCGTAACGCCCATAACGTTAATACCTTGATTCCCACATTGATTCGGCTTAAGCAGCAATGCGGCTATTCGTTCGCTGCCCGTGTTTACAAGGAAAGCGGCGGTGACCTGGAGCAAATCCGGCGTTACCTGGAGGAATAA
- the gloB gene encoding hydroxyacylglutathione hydrolase gives MNVISIRAFNDNYIWLIGNGRQAAVVDPGDAAPVQALLAERGLELVAILITHHHQDHTGGVPALLADWPDAALYAPADERLPAPGAIALHDGDPVALPALGLELRVLSVPGHTRGHIAYYGNRLLFCGDTLFSGGCGRLFEGTPEQMHQSLARLAALPDDTQVYCAHEYTQSNLAFCHAVEPDNPALLNYMKEVAKLRQQDVPTLPSTLGREKAVNVFLRTAEPAVRAAAEQQAMRELNEEHEVFAALRRWKDHF, from the coding sequence ATGAACGTGATTTCGATTCGTGCCTTTAACGATAACTATATCTGGCTGATTGGCAATGGCCGCCAGGCCGCCGTGGTCGATCCGGGCGACGCCGCCCCGGTCCAGGCCCTGCTTGCCGAGCGCGGCCTTGAGCTGGTGGCCATCCTGATTACCCATCATCATCAGGATCACACCGGCGGCGTGCCGGCGCTGCTGGCCGACTGGCCCGATGCCGCCCTCTACGCACCGGCCGACGAGCGGCTGCCCGCCCCCGGCGCCATTGCCCTGCACGACGGCGATCCGGTGGCGCTGCCGGCGCTGGGCCTGGAGCTGCGCGTTCTGTCCGTGCCAGGCCACACCCGCGGTCACATCGCCTATTACGGCAATCGCCTGCTGTTTTGCGGCGACACCCTGTTTTCAGGCGGCTGCGGCCGGCTGTTTGAAGGCACCCCCGAGCAGATGCACCAGTCGCTTGCCCGGCTGGCCGCCCTGCCCGACGACACTCAAGTGTATTGCGCCCACGAATACACCCAATCCAATCTGGCCTTTTGCCATGCGGTGGAGCCCGACAACCCGGCGCTGCTGAATTACATGAAGGAGGTGGCCAAATTGCGCCAGCAAGACGTACCCACCCTGCCCTCCACCCTGGGCCGTGAAAAGGCCGTCAACGTCTTTCTGAGAACCGCCGAGCCGGCCGTCCGGGCCGCCGCCGAGCAGCAGGCAATGAGGGAGTTAAATGAAGAGCACGAGGTGTTCGCTGCACTTCGGCGCTGGAAGGACCATTTTTAA
- the rnhA gene encoding ribonuclease HI: MKQVQLFTDGSCLGNPGPGGYGAVLIYKQHRKELSGGYRLTTNNRMELMAAIKGLEILSHDCAVELTTDSQYVRQGITQWIKGWKRNNWRTAAKTAVKNADLWQQLDDLCQRHTVQWHWVRGHTGHPENERCDDLAREAAMHHAVQEDEGYSR, translated from the coding sequence ATGAAACAGGTTCAGCTATTTACCGACGGCTCCTGCCTCGGCAACCCGGGCCCCGGTGGCTACGGCGCCGTGCTTATCTACAAGCAGCATCGCAAGGAGCTCAGCGGCGGCTACCGGCTGACCACCAACAACCGCATGGAGCTGATGGCCGCCATCAAGGGGCTGGAAATCCTCAGCCACGACTGCGCGGTAGAGCTGACCACCGACAGCCAGTACGTACGCCAGGGCATTACCCAGTGGATCAAGGGCTGGAAACGCAACAACTGGCGCACCGCCGCCAAAACGGCGGTGAAAAACGCCGATTTGTGGCAACAGCTGGACGATCTCTGTCAGCGCCACACCGTGCAGTGGCACTGGGTTCGTGGCCATACCGGCCACCCGGAGAACGAGCGCTGCGACGATCTGGCCCGGGAAGCGGCCATGCACCACGCCGTTCAGGAAGATGAGGGCTACTCCCGCTGA
- the yciA gene encoding acyl-CoA thioester hydrolase YciA: MSESQNPRGDLLLRTMAMPADTNANGDIFGGWIMSQMDLGGSLLANEIALGRVCTVAVDKMVFARPVQVGDVICCYGELVRVGRSSITIKVEVWVKPVLTPESGPRYPVAGAEFVYVAIDANGRPRAVAGRDKATGQ, encoded by the coding sequence ATGAGCGAATCACAAAATCCCCGGGGTGATCTGCTGCTGCGCACCATGGCCATGCCGGCCGATACCAATGCCAATGGCGATATTTTCGGCGGCTGGATCATGTCGCAGATGGATCTGGGCGGCAGCCTGCTAGCCAATGAAATCGCCCTTGGCCGGGTGTGTACCGTGGCGGTGGATAAAATGGTGTTCGCCCGTCCGGTGCAGGTGGGGGATGTCATTTGCTGCTACGGCGAGCTGGTCAGGGTGGGCCGAAGCTCCATTACCATCAAGGTGGAAGTCTGGGTCAAGCCGGTACTAACGCCGGAAAGCGGGCCGCGCTACCCGGTGGCTGGTGCCGAGTTTGTGTACGTGGCCATCGACGCCAATGGCCGCCCCCGGGCGGTGGCCGGGCGCGATAAGGCAACGGGGCAATAA
- a CDS encoding LysM peptidoglycan-binding domain-containing protein, with translation MIRLCILSGALLLAGCQAVSTDSARQTHGHQNRTEEQNSRPLYPKSGNYTALKAAGRDSRHSSDEGPQAHRGEARQQDLWQAIADDMTLDIPADHPRVVAQRKWYLKQPGYMQAVSERARPFLYLIKEEIEKRDMPMELALLPVVESTFDPKAYSHGHAAGLWQMLQSTGKNFGLHYDSWYDGRYDIMASTRAALDYLEYLHKFFDGNWTHALAAYNSGEGRVQRAIRANRRHGKPTDYWSLSLPKETQNYVPKLMALADILKQPDHYGMDVPALPNRPQVTAVAVEGQVDLNMAADLAGVSRSQLKELNPAFKHTTTSPQIDTQILVPVRHAESFELAMADLPAAERQQYQRYRVKGGDSLGVIARRYGTHITALRQANNLSGNTIRIGQTLLVPASAAPAPAHTSTESSTYQVQAGDSLSVIASRFSVSIADLLRWNRLSNQHMLRAGQQLIVAANSG, from the coding sequence ATGATAAGACTTTGCATTTTATCCGGTGCCTTGCTCCTGGCTGGCTGCCAGGCGGTATCGACCGATTCGGCGCGCCAGACCCATGGTCACCAGAACCGCACCGAAGAGCAAAACAGCCGGCCGCTGTACCCCAAATCAGGCAACTACACCGCGCTCAAGGCTGCCGGTCGCGACAGCCGTCATTCTTCCGATGAAGGCCCGCAAGCGCACCGGGGCGAAGCCCGCCAGCAGGATCTGTGGCAGGCCATCGCCGACGACATGACGCTGGATATTCCTGCCGACCACCCTCGGGTGGTGGCCCAGCGCAAGTGGTACCTGAAACAGCCGGGCTATATGCAGGCCGTCTCCGAACGGGCCAGACCGTTTCTCTATCTCATCAAGGAAGAGATAGAAAAGCGGGACATGCCGATGGAGCTGGCCCTGCTGCCGGTGGTAGAGAGTACCTTTGATCCCAAGGCCTATTCCCACGGCCATGCCGCCGGCCTGTGGCAGATGCTGCAGAGCACCGGCAAGAACTTTGGCCTGCATTACGACAGCTGGTACGACGGCCGTTACGACATCATGGCCTCGACCCGGGCAGCCCTCGACTACCTGGAGTACCTGCACAAGTTCTTTGATGGCAACTGGACTCACGCTCTGGCCGCCTACAACTCGGGGGAAGGCCGGGTGCAGCGCGCCATTCGCGCCAACCGTCGCCACGGCAAGCCGACCGACTACTGGTCATTGTCGCTGCCCAAGGAAACCCAGAACTATGTGCCCAAACTGATGGCCCTGGCCGACATTCTCAAGCAGCCCGATCATTACGGCATGGACGTGCCCGCGCTGCCGAACCGCCCCCAGGTGACGGCGGTGGCGGTGGAAGGTCAGGTGGATCTGAACATGGCCGCCGATCTGGCCGGGGTCAGCCGCAGTCAGCTCAAGGAGCTGAACCCGGCGTTCAAGCACACCACCACCTCGCCGCAGATCGATACCCAGATCCTGGTGCCGGTGCGTCACGCCGAAAGCTTTGAACTGGCCATGGCAGACCTGCCTGCGGCAGAGCGCCAACAGTACCAGCGCTACCGGGTCAAGGGCGGCGACAGCCTGGGCGTGATCGCCCGCCGTTACGGCACTCATATTACCGCCCTGAGGCAGGCCAACAACCTGAGCGGCAACACCATTCGCATTGGTCAGACCCTGCTGGTGCCCGCTTCCGCCGCACCGGCACCGGCCCATACCAGCACGGAAAGCAGCACCTACCAGGTGCAGGCCGGCGATTCGCTGTCGGTGATCGCCAGCCGTTTCAGCGTCAGCATCGCCGATCTGCTGCGCTGGAACCGGCTTAGCAACCAGCACATGCTGCGCGCCGGTCAGCAGCTGATCGTGGCCGCCAATTCCGGCTGA
- a CDS encoding class I SAM-dependent methyltransferase produces MNTASKMPPPAPERWDCLPRGNHIAAQLQQRLDAWAPGLFGFTLLKVDALSAALSLDGSRLRQGVVMAQREQEGMDLLGDATAMPFAPGSLDACLLAHVLDYSEHPHAILRETEAVLRDDGWLVLTGFNPYGSAGWASLLPGWRTGLPGWRRMLAPARVEDWLKLLGFEVIERDYIGFTNLMPWLDRWQRQRCPHFCPSPAAVYIMLARKRRFPLTPVRERQRVTAPAARPEMARQRE; encoded by the coding sequence ATGAACACAGCCAGCAAGATGCCGCCGCCAGCGCCCGAGCGCTGGGACTGTCTGCCCAGGGGCAACCATATTGCCGCGCAGTTGCAGCAGCGCCTGGACGCCTGGGCACCGGGCCTGTTCGGCTTTACTCTGCTCAAGGTGGACGCCCTGAGTGCGGCGTTGTCCCTGGATGGCAGCCGGTTGCGCCAGGGCGTGGTCATGGCCCAGCGGGAGCAGGAAGGCATGGACCTGCTCGGCGATGCCACCGCCATGCCCTTCGCGCCGGGCAGCCTCGACGCCTGCCTGTTGGCCCATGTGCTCGATTACAGCGAGCACCCTCACGCCATTTTGCGGGAAACCGAAGCTGTGCTGCGGGATGACGGCTGGCTGGTGCTGACTGGCTTTAACCCCTACGGCAGCGCCGGCTGGGCCAGTTTGCTGCCGGGCTGGCGCACGGGCTTGCCCGGCTGGCGCCGCATGCTGGCACCGGCCCGGGTGGAAGACTGGCTGAAACTGCTGGGATTTGAAGTGATTGAGCGGGATTACATCGGTTTTACCAACCTGATGCCCTGGCTGGATCGCTGGCAGCGCCAGCGCTGCCCTCATTTTTGTCCGTCACCGGCGGCGGTCTATATCATGCTGGCGCGCAAGCGGCGCTTTCCGCTGACACCGGTGCGCGAGCGCCAGCGGGTGACGGCCCCGGCGGCCCGGCCGGAAATGGCCCGTCAGCGGGAGTAG